The following coding sequences lie in one Methylosinus sp. PW1 genomic window:
- a CDS encoding F0F1 ATP synthase subunit C: MADVSVYGPIGAGLAAIGTGAAAIGVAIIFGNYLNGALRNPSAAAAQFTNAIIGAALAEGLGIFAFLIAILLYLKA, from the coding sequence ATGGCTGATGTTTCCGTCTACGGTCCGATCGGCGCTGGTCTCGCCGCCATCGGAACGGGCGCCGCCGCTATCGGCGTCGCGATCATCTTCGGCAACTATCTCAACGGCGCTCTGCGCAATCCGTCGGCCGCGGCCGCCCAGTTCACCAACGCCATCATCGGCGCGGCGCTGGCCGAAGGTCTCGGCATCTTCGCGTTCCTGATCGCGATCCTGCTCTATCTCAAGGCCTAA